In one window of Paraflavitalea soli DNA:
- a CDS encoding methyltransferase family protein yields MTAYLYLTGLWGLFGLTHSLLAATWWKDWVARSMGVFFRYYRLLYSLFALLLLVTIVIYELQIRSYWLWHMPLGLQLLAGIPALAGLVIMGICIRRYFFYLSGIDVLYPRRKTTAQLVTSGLNRYVRHPLYFGTLLALWSFFLVFPELGYLITCLSITVYTWIGTLWEEKKLQQEFGAAYRAYQQSVPMLIPFRM; encoded by the coding sequence ATGACAGCATACCTATATCTGACAGGGCTTTGGGGATTATTCGGGCTTACACATAGTCTGCTGGCGGCCACCTGGTGGAAAGATTGGGTAGCGCGCAGCATGGGTGTGTTTTTCCGGTATTACCGGCTTCTATACTCTCTCTTTGCCTTATTACTGTTGGTGACTATTGTTATTTACGAACTGCAAATACGCTCGTATTGGTTATGGCACATGCCGCTGGGGTTACAACTACTGGCCGGTATTCCGGCACTTGCCGGCCTGGTGATCATGGGGATCTGCATACGCCGGTATTTTTTCTATCTCAGTGGGATCGATGTATTGTATCCCCGGCGGAAAACAACGGCCCAACTTGTGACAAGTGGGCTGAACAGGTATGTGCGGCACCCACTTTATTTTGGTACGCTACTGGCTTTGTGGTCGTTCTTCCTGGTGTTCCCGGAGCTTGGTTACCTTATTACGTGCCTCAGCATTACGGTGTATACCTGGATAGGAACGCTGTGGGAAGAAAAGAAACTGCAACAGGAATTTGGGGCAGCTTACAGGGCTTACCAGCAAAGTGTGCCTATGCTAATACCATTCCGGATGTAG
- a CDS encoding rhodanese-like domain-containing protein, translating into MQNITAEEIKARIDAGESLNLVDVREPHEHADFNIGGILYPLGKLQTMQVDDLEPLKEEEVIVYCRSGNRSGQAAMILDMLGFKNTKNLVGGMMNWETKYGR; encoded by the coding sequence ATGCAAAATATTACAGCAGAAGAAATAAAAGCACGTATCGATGCAGGTGAATCATTGAACCTGGTCGACGTACGCGAGCCGCACGAACATGCTGATTTTAATATCGGAGGCATTTTATACCCGTTGGGAAAACTCCAGACCATGCAGGTAGATGATCTGGAACCACTCAAGGAAGAAGAGGTCATCGTTTACTGCCGCAGTGGCAACCGCAGCGGACAAGCCGCCATGATCCTCGATATGCTCGGCTTCAAGAATACCAAAAACCTCGTAGGTGGTATGATGAATTGGGAAACCAAATACGGTAGGTAA
- a CDS encoding PASTA domain-containing protein translates to MFKFITKRPLWQNILFAIVLVIIILFLFLQSLNLLTRHGDTLVIPTVTGKSFEEAKKILESQGFDVQIQDSVYNDTAKALAVLRQFPEGEDIVKVNRTVYLTINRAVAPEIEMPNLEGLTFRSAEIALKQYNLKLQDTSYVRDMAKNAVLEQHYNGKRIKPGTRLPMGSGISLVLGSGLGNEEFPVPDLIGKTYTEARVLLESYGLNLGATAFEPGVADSANAYIHEQQPDAVLPDGRMNMIRQGQVINVRLQAQRPPPRAVDTTSPAPQQP, encoded by the coding sequence ATGTTCAAATTCATTACCAAACGACCCCTCTGGCAGAATATCCTTTTTGCTATCGTACTGGTCATCATCATATTATTCCTTTTCCTCCAGTCCCTCAACCTGTTAACCAGGCATGGCGATACCCTCGTTATCCCTACTGTTACCGGCAAGTCTTTTGAAGAGGCTAAAAAAATACTCGAAAGCCAGGGGTTTGATGTGCAGATCCAGGATTCCGTGTACAACGATACCGCCAAAGCCCTGGCCGTGCTGCGCCAGTTTCCCGAGGGGGAGGATATCGTAAAGGTCAACCGTACCGTGTACCTCACCATCAACAGGGCTGTAGCTCCCGAGATTGAAATGCCAAACCTGGAAGGACTCACTTTTCGAAGCGCTGAAATTGCCTTGAAACAATACAACCTTAAGCTCCAGGATACTTCTTATGTGCGCGACATGGCTAAGAACGCAGTGCTCGAGCAACATTATAATGGCAAGCGTATAAAGCCCGGTACACGCCTTCCCATGGGTAGTGGTATTTCCCTCGTATTAGGCAGTGGTTTGGGAAATGAAGAATTTCCCGTACCCGATCTCATCGGCAAAACCTATACCGAAGCCCGCGTATTGCTGGAGTCCTATGGGCTTAATCTGGGTGCAACCGCTTTTGAGCCAGGCGTGGCAGACAGTGCCAATGCCTACATCCACGAGCAACAGCCCGACGCCGTGCTCCCAGATGGCCGTATGAACATGATACGCCAGGGACAGGTGATCAACGTAAGGTTACAGGCTCAGCGTCCGCCGCCACGTGCTGTAGATACCACTTCACCGGCGCCACAACAACCGTAA
- a CDS encoding D-alanine--D-alanine ligase, whose product MKPVIAFVTGGYSTEAVISYKSAVTIENNIDTSKFEVFKIDVTTEGWWYETTTGRKIAVDRSDFSITADGRKVTFDAVLIGIHGTPGEDGKLQGYFDLMGIPYTSCDAATSAITFNKRYTVAVAAFAGIHVAKSLHIFKHSPVTPAEILKQVSLPVFVKPNNGGSSIGMSKVYKAEDLASALEKAFREDDQLLIEEFIAGREFTVGVFKTTEGIIVLPITEVATDKDFFDYEAKYQGKSTETTPAKIEEHMADIIRKTARKVYEVFNCRGVVRIDFIYNEAKNAPYMLEINTVPGQSEASIVPQQVQVMGWSLKDFYSSLIEDALDRGKKK is encoded by the coding sequence ATGAAGCCTGTTATTGCCTTTGTTACCGGTGGCTATTCTACAGAAGCCGTGATCTCCTATAAAAGCGCTGTTACCATTGAAAACAACATCGATACCAGCAAATTCGAGGTCTTTAAAATCGACGTTACTACCGAAGGCTGGTGGTATGAGACCACTACAGGTCGCAAAATAGCTGTCGACCGTAGCGACTTCTCCATTACAGCTGATGGCCGTAAGGTCACTTTCGATGCCGTCCTCATTGGAATTCACGGTACCCCCGGCGAGGATGGAAAACTGCAGGGATACTTCGACCTCATGGGCATTCCCTACACTTCCTGCGACGCAGCTACCTCCGCCATCACTTTCAACAAACGCTATACGGTGGCTGTGGCGGCTTTTGCAGGCATACATGTGGCCAAATCTTTGCATATTTTCAAACATAGTCCCGTTACCCCGGCAGAAATATTAAAACAGGTCAGTCTCCCTGTATTCGTTAAGCCCAACAATGGTGGGTCCAGCATTGGCATGAGTAAAGTGTACAAAGCCGAAGACCTGGCCTCGGCCCTCGAAAAAGCTTTCCGGGAAGACGACCAGCTCCTGATCGAAGAGTTTATTGCTGGCAGGGAATTTACAGTAGGTGTATTCAAAACCACCGAAGGCATCATTGTATTGCCGATCACTGAAGTAGCAACCGATAAGGATTTCTTCGATTATGAGGCCAAATACCAGGGTAAAAGCACCGAAACGACCCCGGCGAAGATAGAAGAGCACATGGCCGATATTATTCGCAAAACCGCACGGAAGGTCTATGAAGTGTTCAACTGTCGCGGTGTAGTACGTATTGATTTTATTTACAATGAGGCCAAAAATGCGCCTTATATGCTGGAGATCAATACTGTGCCCGGCCAAAGCGAAGCCAGCATAGTACCTCAGCAGGTGCAGGTAATGGGTTGGAGCCTCAAGGATTTTTATTCCTCCCTCATCGAAGATGCCCTCGACCGTGGAAAAAAGAAATAA